A single window of Salvia splendens isolate huo1 chromosome 6, SspV2, whole genome shotgun sequence DNA harbors:
- the LOC121806306 gene encoding peptide deformylase 1A, chloroplastic-like, giving the protein MELSIQRFTHRILPSTHHYFKPISRTRPGAFRPPVRDRSSGSAARAGWFLGMREKKDVLPEIVKAGDPVLHEPAQEVRPEEIGSKRIQKIIDEMVKVMRAAPGVGLAAPQIGIPLKIIVLEDTIEYMRYTTKEEIKAQNRQPFDLLVVINPKLKRKGNQSAFFFEGCLSVDGFRAIVERHSEVEVTGFDRFGQAIKVDASGWQARIFQHECDHLDGTLYVDKMVPRTFRTVENLDLPLAAGCPKLGAR; this is encoded by the exons ATGGAATTATCCATTCAAAGATTCACTCACCGCATTCTTCCCTCGACTCATCACTACTTCAAACCCATTTCGCGGACCCGACCCGGCGCATTCAGACCTCCTGTAAGAGACCGGAGCTCCGGTTCGGCAGCCCGAGCTGGGTGGTTCCTGGGCATGCGCGAGAAGAAGGATGTGCTGCCGGAGATAGTGAAAGCCGGCGACCCGGTCCTCCACGAACCGGCTCAGGAGGTTCGACCGGAGGAAATCGGGTCGAAGCGGATCCAGAAGATTATAGATGAGATGGTGAAGGTGATGAGAGCGGCGCCTGGGGTTGGCCTCGCTGCTCCGCAAATTGGCATCCCTTTGAAG ATAATTGTTCTGGAAGATACAATAGAGTACATGAGATATACGACAAAGGAAGAGATCAAGGCACAAAACAGACAACCTTTTGATCTTTTG GTTGTGATCAACCCAAAGTTGAAAAGGAAGGGCAACCAAAGTGCTTTCTTCTTCGAAGGCTGTTTGAG CGTTGATGGGTTCAGAGCGATAGTGGAACGACACTCAGAGGTGGAGGTTACAGGTTTTGACCGATTTGGCCAAGCAATCAAAGTTGATGCTTCGGGGTGGCAAGCTAGGATTTTTCAACACGAATGCGATCATCTTGATGGAACACTCTACGTCGACAAGATGGTACCAAGAACATTCCGAACCGTAGAAAATTTGGATTTGCCACTCGCTGCTGGTTGCCCCAAATTGGGTGCTCGCTAA
- the LOC121808439 gene encoding uncharacterized protein LOC121808439 isoform X2, translated as MGLRDSVDMKALREKFRVATVVIVSIWIGLPGVYHLLKPVENGCVMTYMYPTYIPLPTPKNVSTSKYGLFLYHEGWRKIDYNDHLKNINGVPVLFIPGNGGSYKQVRSLGAESDRAYRGGPLEWDSNHAYPIFGEGIDIDLTNILLPSQYTSMLDWYAVDLEGEHSAMDGRILQEHAVYVVYAIHTILDLYKKSHAVHAKGGLPKSVILVGHSMGGFVARAAVVHPHLRKFAVETILTLSTPHQSPPVALQPSLGHYYAQVNQEWRKGYEVQTSRTGRYLSDPLLSHVVIISVSGGYNDYQVRSKLESLDGIVPHTHGFFISSTGMRNVWLSMEHQVILWCNQLVVQMSHTLLSLIDMKTGQPLNHVHQRLGIFKKMLDSGIPKNFFASTQLQQAHKSDHIHDKKKKVNPGLSSGVSGCPSSSQWSEDGLERDLYIQTSTTTVLAMDGRRRWLDIQKLGEDGKNHFVFVTNLSPCSGVRLHLWREKETSASEVSMNKRVVEVTAKMVHVPSGPAPRQIEPGSQTEQAPPSAIFWLGPQDMHGFRFLTVSVAPRPTVSGRPPPAASMGVGQFFNPKDGEKIFSSYLLISSLYTEQDMILKEDHPLALSLTFSASLGLLPVSLSIKTTGCGIKKSEFPIEESGDEETSRLCKRRCFPPVALAWDAISGLHVFPNLYSETIVVDSSPALWSSSQNSDKTNVLLLIDPHCSYTSTIGVSVTASAGRFLLLYFSQISGLCFAVAFFALMRQAYAWELDQPIPSLLSAVESNLRIPRAFFFLAILPICFAVLLSCLSSKALPPIISFTVVAILCYVFANGAIVLLILLSQMLFYVAGILHVAVKKWWQVCERNFSFHFLQRISSSFASTRVVRILMTNPLLITSLLAITLVCLVHPALGLFVLLLSHVPGCHSALSSHVQTKEFYESGSEGEGTEMLHNSSYDNNSKLFPTNETRRGSPKYTKSYGDAQLEIFHHRHGLLVLHLLAVLMFVPSLVAWLQRVGIGQNLPWFWDSVLSIGVVLHGLCNSKPEFSFYLFPIGSWEIRLSFAYLVAGYFSYLSALALAPYRVFYAMAGIGIVSFAFRVIQRKNGEAYHRNRKHSHRH; from the exons ATGGGGCTTAGAGATAGTGTAGACATGAAAGCGCTCAGGGAGAAGTTTAGAGTAGCAACTGTGGTTATAGTATCCATATGGATTGGGCTTCCGGGAGTGTATCATCTGCTGAAACCAGTAGAAAATGGTTGTGTCATGACGTATATGTATCCGACATACATTCCTCTTCCCACGCCAAAGAATGTGTCGACTAGTAAATATGGCTTATTTTTGTACCATGAAGGCTGGAGAAAGATTGATTATAATGATCACCTTAAGAATATAAATGGTGTGCCAGTTCTTTTTATCCCAGGCAATGGTGGAAGCTACAAACAG GTCAGATCCCTTGGTGCAGAGTCTGATAGGGCTTATCGAGGAGGTCCACTTGAATGGGACTCTAACCACGCTTATCCCATTTTTGGAGAGGGCATTGATATTGATTTGACTAACATTTTGTTACCTAGTCAATATACTTCCATGCTTGATTGGTATGCAGTGGATCTTGAAGGTGAACATTCTGCAATGGATGGTCGGATTCTTCAAGAACACGCAGTATATGTAGTATATGCCATTCACACG ATTTTGGATCTATATAAAAAATCGCATGCTGTGCATGCAAAAGGCGGTCTCCCTAAAAGCGTGATATTGGTTGGTCACTCTATGGGTGGTTTTGTTGCTAGGGCTGCAGTAGTGCACCCCCATTTGAGAAAGTTTGCTGTTGAAACTATTCTGACGCTCTCCACGCCCCATCA GTCTCCTCCTGTGGCATTACAGCCATCCTTGGGCCACTATTATGCACAAGTTAATCAGGAATGGAGGAAAGGATACGAGGTCCAAACCTCTCGAACTGGGCGCTACTTGTCAGATCCTTTGCTTTCCCATGTTGTCATCATCTCTGTATCTGGTGGTTATAATGATTACCAG GTACGCTCGAAATTAGAGTCCCTTGATGGCATTGTTCCTCACACACATGGCTTTTTCATAAGTAGTACTGGCATGAGAAACGTATGGTTATCAATGGAGCACCAGGTTATCTTATGGTGTAATCAGCTAGTTGTGCAA ATGTCTCACACTCTCCTCAGTCTGATAGACATGAAGACAGGCCAACCTTTAAATCATGTACATCAAAGACTTGGAATATTCAAAAAAATGCTCGATAGTGGCATTCCGAAGAACTTCTTTGCATCGACACAACTGCAACAAGCACATAAATCTGATCATATTCATGATAAAAAGAAGAAAGTGAATCCTG GACTGAGTTCTGGAGTATCTGGTTGCCCAAGTAGTAGCCAATGGAGTGAAGATGGACTTGAAAGAGACCTCTACATCCAAACCAGTACTACCACTGTTTTAGCTATGGATGGGAGAAGACGATGGTTGGACATTCAAAAGCTG GGTGAGGATGGTAAAAACCACTTTGTTTTCGTCACAAATCTTTCACCATGTTCTGGTGTGAGACTACATCTTTGGCGAGAGAAGGAAACTTCAGCTTCAGAAGTTTCCATGAACAAACGGGTTGTTGAAGTAACAGCTAAAATGGTGCATGTTCCATCTGGACCAGCTCCAAGGCAG ATTGAGCCAGGAAGTCAAACTGAACAAGCTCCTCCATCTGCAATATTTTGGTTGGGTCCTCAAGATATGCATGGCTTTCGGTTTCTGACAGTTTCTGTGGCTCCCCGCCCG ACTGTTTCTGGGAGACCCCCACCAGCTGCATCCATGGGAGTCGGACAATTTTTCAATCCAAAGGATGGAGAGAAAATTTTCTCCTCTTACCTGTTGATCAGTTCATTATACACAGAACAG GATATGATTTTGAAGGAAGATCATCCTCTTGCTCTCAGTCTTACATTCTCTGCTAGCTTAGGTCTTCTTCCTGTTTCTTTATCTATCAAAACAACTGGCTGTGGGATTAAAAAATCAGAATTTCCCATTGAAGAGTCTGGAGATGAGGAAACAAGTA GACTTTGTAAGAGACGCTGTTTCCCACCTGTGGCACTTGCTTGGGATGCGATATCTGGCCTGCACGTATTCCCTAATCTGTATTCTGAAACAATTGTTGTGGATTCTTCTCCAGCACTCTGGAGTTCTTCTCAAAATTCTGACAAGACAAATGTTTTGTTACTG ATAGACCCACATTGCTCTTACACAAGCACTATTGGTGTTTCCGTTACTGCTAGTGCTGGTAGATTCTTGCTTTTATACTTCTCTCAG ATCAGTGGTCTATGCTTTGCTGTTGCATTTTTTGCTCTGATGCGGCAAGCATATGCATGGGAACTTGACCAGCCTATACCATCACTGTTATCTGCTGTTGAATCAAACCTGCGAATCCCTAGGGCGTTTTTCTTCCTCGCCATATTACCTATTTGTTTTGCTGTACTCTTGTCTTGCCTAAGCTCTAAAGCCCTTCCTCCAATTATAAGTTTCACTGTTGTCGCAATCCTTTGTTATGTTTTTGCAAATGGCGCAATAGTTCTCTTGATATTACTTTCCCAAATGCTTTTTTATGTGGCCGGCATTCTACATGTAGCTGTCAAGAAATG GTGGCAAGTTTGTGAAAGGAACTTCTCCTTTCATTTTCTCCAACGGATCTCCTCCAGCTTTGCATCTACCAGg GTGGTAAGGATTTTGATGACGAATCCTCTGCTTATCACGTCATTGCTTGCTATTACGTTGGTATGTCTTGTGCATCCAGCACTAGGCCTGTTTGTATTGCTCTTATCACACGTTCCGGGTTGCCACAGCGCTCTATCCAG CCATGTCCAGACCAAGGAATTTTACGAATCTGGGAGTGAAGGTGAAGGTACTGAAATGCTACATAACTCCAGTTACGATAACAATAGCAAGCTGTTCCCGACAAATGAGACACGTAGAGGTAGCCCCAAATACACAAAAAGCTATGGTGATGCACAATTAGAGATTTTCCACCACCGGCATGGGTTGCTTGTTTTACATTTGCTTGCAGTATTGATGTTTGTCCCTTCACTTGTGGCCTGGCTTCAG CGGGTTGGTATTGGTCAAAATCTTCCGTGGTTCTGGGACTCTGTACTCAGCATTGGGGTCGTACTGCATGGTTTATGCAATTCCAAGCCCGAATTCAGTTTCTATCTCTTTCCCATTGGATCCTGGGAAATCCGTCTGAGCTTTGCTTATCTTGTTGCTGGATATTTTTCCTATCTTTCAGCCTTGGCATTAGCTCCCTACAGAGTGTTTTACGCAATGGCTGGAATTGGAATCGTCTCCTTTGCTTTCAGAGTCATACAGAGGAAGAACGGCGAGGCATATCACCGCAACAGAAAACATTCCCACAGACATTGA
- the LOC121808439 gene encoding uncharacterized protein LOC121808439 isoform X1: MGLRDSVDMKALREKFRVATVVIVSIWIGLPGVYHLLKPVENGCVMTYMYPTYIPLPTPKNVSTSKYGLFLYHEGWRKIDYNDHLKNINGVPVLFIPGNGGSYKQVRSLGAESDRAYRGGPLEWDSNHAYPIFGEGIDIDLTNILLPSQYTSMLDWYAVDLEGEHSAMDGRILQEHAVYVVYAIHTILDLYKKSHAVHAKGGLPKSVILVGHSMGGFVARAAVVHPHLRKFAVETILTLSTPHQSPPVALQPSLGHYYAQVNQEWRKGYEVQTSRTGRYLSDPLLSHVVIISVSGGYNDYQVRSKLESLDGIVPHTHGFFISSTGMRNVWLSMEHQVILWCNQLVVQMSHTLLSLIDMKTGQPLNHVHQRLGIFKKMLDSGIPKNFFASTQLQQAHKSDHIHDKKKKVNPGLSSGVSGCPSSSQWSEDGLERDLYIQTSTTTVLAMDGRRRWLDIQKLGEDGKNHFVFVTNLSPCSGVRLHLWREKETSASEVSMNKRVVEVTAKMVHVPSGPAPRQIEPGSQTEQAPPSAIFWLGPQDMHGFRFLTVSVAPRPTVSGRPPPAASMGVGQFFNPKDGEKIFSSYLLISSLYTEQDMILKEDHPLALSLTFSASLGLLPVSLSIKTTGCGIKKSEFPIEESGDEETSRLCKRRCFPPVALAWDAISGLHVFPNLYSETIVVDSSPALWSSSQNSDKTNVLLLIDPHCSYTSTIGVSVTASAGRFLLLYFSQISGLCFAVAFFALMRQAYAWELDQPIPSLLSAVESNLRIPRAFFFLAILPICFAVLLSCLSSKALPPIISFTVVAILCYVFANGAIVLLILLSQMLFYVAGILHVAVKKWWQVCERNFSFHFLQRISSSFASTRVVRILMTNPLLITSLLAITLVCLVHPALGLFVLLLSHVPGCHSALSSFLMTSFRSHVQTKEFYESGSEGEGTEMLHNSSYDNNSKLFPTNETRRGSPKYTKSYGDAQLEIFHHRHGLLVLHLLAVLMFVPSLVAWLQRVGIGQNLPWFWDSVLSIGVVLHGLCNSKPEFSFYLFPIGSWEIRLSFAYLVAGYFSYLSALALAPYRVFYAMAGIGIVSFAFRVIQRKNGEAYHRNRKHSHRH, encoded by the exons ATGGGGCTTAGAGATAGTGTAGACATGAAAGCGCTCAGGGAGAAGTTTAGAGTAGCAACTGTGGTTATAGTATCCATATGGATTGGGCTTCCGGGAGTGTATCATCTGCTGAAACCAGTAGAAAATGGTTGTGTCATGACGTATATGTATCCGACATACATTCCTCTTCCCACGCCAAAGAATGTGTCGACTAGTAAATATGGCTTATTTTTGTACCATGAAGGCTGGAGAAAGATTGATTATAATGATCACCTTAAGAATATAAATGGTGTGCCAGTTCTTTTTATCCCAGGCAATGGTGGAAGCTACAAACAG GTCAGATCCCTTGGTGCAGAGTCTGATAGGGCTTATCGAGGAGGTCCACTTGAATGGGACTCTAACCACGCTTATCCCATTTTTGGAGAGGGCATTGATATTGATTTGACTAACATTTTGTTACCTAGTCAATATACTTCCATGCTTGATTGGTATGCAGTGGATCTTGAAGGTGAACATTCTGCAATGGATGGTCGGATTCTTCAAGAACACGCAGTATATGTAGTATATGCCATTCACACG ATTTTGGATCTATATAAAAAATCGCATGCTGTGCATGCAAAAGGCGGTCTCCCTAAAAGCGTGATATTGGTTGGTCACTCTATGGGTGGTTTTGTTGCTAGGGCTGCAGTAGTGCACCCCCATTTGAGAAAGTTTGCTGTTGAAACTATTCTGACGCTCTCCACGCCCCATCA GTCTCCTCCTGTGGCATTACAGCCATCCTTGGGCCACTATTATGCACAAGTTAATCAGGAATGGAGGAAAGGATACGAGGTCCAAACCTCTCGAACTGGGCGCTACTTGTCAGATCCTTTGCTTTCCCATGTTGTCATCATCTCTGTATCTGGTGGTTATAATGATTACCAG GTACGCTCGAAATTAGAGTCCCTTGATGGCATTGTTCCTCACACACATGGCTTTTTCATAAGTAGTACTGGCATGAGAAACGTATGGTTATCAATGGAGCACCAGGTTATCTTATGGTGTAATCAGCTAGTTGTGCAA ATGTCTCACACTCTCCTCAGTCTGATAGACATGAAGACAGGCCAACCTTTAAATCATGTACATCAAAGACTTGGAATATTCAAAAAAATGCTCGATAGTGGCATTCCGAAGAACTTCTTTGCATCGACACAACTGCAACAAGCACATAAATCTGATCATATTCATGATAAAAAGAAGAAAGTGAATCCTG GACTGAGTTCTGGAGTATCTGGTTGCCCAAGTAGTAGCCAATGGAGTGAAGATGGACTTGAAAGAGACCTCTACATCCAAACCAGTACTACCACTGTTTTAGCTATGGATGGGAGAAGACGATGGTTGGACATTCAAAAGCTG GGTGAGGATGGTAAAAACCACTTTGTTTTCGTCACAAATCTTTCACCATGTTCTGGTGTGAGACTACATCTTTGGCGAGAGAAGGAAACTTCAGCTTCAGAAGTTTCCATGAACAAACGGGTTGTTGAAGTAACAGCTAAAATGGTGCATGTTCCATCTGGACCAGCTCCAAGGCAG ATTGAGCCAGGAAGTCAAACTGAACAAGCTCCTCCATCTGCAATATTTTGGTTGGGTCCTCAAGATATGCATGGCTTTCGGTTTCTGACAGTTTCTGTGGCTCCCCGCCCG ACTGTTTCTGGGAGACCCCCACCAGCTGCATCCATGGGAGTCGGACAATTTTTCAATCCAAAGGATGGAGAGAAAATTTTCTCCTCTTACCTGTTGATCAGTTCATTATACACAGAACAG GATATGATTTTGAAGGAAGATCATCCTCTTGCTCTCAGTCTTACATTCTCTGCTAGCTTAGGTCTTCTTCCTGTTTCTTTATCTATCAAAACAACTGGCTGTGGGATTAAAAAATCAGAATTTCCCATTGAAGAGTCTGGAGATGAGGAAACAAGTA GACTTTGTAAGAGACGCTGTTTCCCACCTGTGGCACTTGCTTGGGATGCGATATCTGGCCTGCACGTATTCCCTAATCTGTATTCTGAAACAATTGTTGTGGATTCTTCTCCAGCACTCTGGAGTTCTTCTCAAAATTCTGACAAGACAAATGTTTTGTTACTG ATAGACCCACATTGCTCTTACACAAGCACTATTGGTGTTTCCGTTACTGCTAGTGCTGGTAGATTCTTGCTTTTATACTTCTCTCAG ATCAGTGGTCTATGCTTTGCTGTTGCATTTTTTGCTCTGATGCGGCAAGCATATGCATGGGAACTTGACCAGCCTATACCATCACTGTTATCTGCTGTTGAATCAAACCTGCGAATCCCTAGGGCGTTTTTCTTCCTCGCCATATTACCTATTTGTTTTGCTGTACTCTTGTCTTGCCTAAGCTCTAAAGCCCTTCCTCCAATTATAAGTTTCACTGTTGTCGCAATCCTTTGTTATGTTTTTGCAAATGGCGCAATAGTTCTCTTGATATTACTTTCCCAAATGCTTTTTTATGTGGCCGGCATTCTACATGTAGCTGTCAAGAAATG GTGGCAAGTTTGTGAAAGGAACTTCTCCTTTCATTTTCTCCAACGGATCTCCTCCAGCTTTGCATCTACCAGg GTGGTAAGGATTTTGATGACGAATCCTCTGCTTATCACGTCATTGCTTGCTATTACGTTGGTATGTCTTGTGCATCCAGCACTAGGCCTGTTTGTATTGCTCTTATCACACGTTCCGGGTTGCCACAGCGCTCTATCCAG TTTTTTGATGACTTCATTTCGCAGCCATGTCCAGACCAAGGAATTTTACGAATCTGGGAGTGAAGGTGAAGGTACTGAAATGCTACATAACTCCAGTTACGATAACAATAGCAAGCTGTTCCCGACAAATGAGACACGTAGAGGTAGCCCCAAATACACAAAAAGCTATGGTGATGCACAATTAGAGATTTTCCACCACCGGCATGGGTTGCTTGTTTTACATTTGCTTGCAGTATTGATGTTTGTCCCTTCACTTGTGGCCTGGCTTCAG CGGGTTGGTATTGGTCAAAATCTTCCGTGGTTCTGGGACTCTGTACTCAGCATTGGGGTCGTACTGCATGGTTTATGCAATTCCAAGCCCGAATTCAGTTTCTATCTCTTTCCCATTGGATCCTGGGAAATCCGTCTGAGCTTTGCTTATCTTGTTGCTGGATATTTTTCCTATCTTTCAGCCTTGGCATTAGCTCCCTACAGAGTGTTTTACGCAATGGCTGGAATTGGAATCGTCTCCTTTGCTTTCAGAGTCATACAGAGGAAGAACGGCGAGGCATATCACCGCAACAGAAAACATTCCCACAGACATTGA
- the LOC121806381 gene encoding TSET complex member tstD-like has protein sequence MLLAVLIANSEGNILVERFNGVPAEERLHWRSFLVKLGVDNLRGVKNEELLVANHKSVYIVYTVLGDVSIFVVGKDEYDELALSEAIFVITSALKDVCGKPPTERLFLDKYGKICLCLDEIVWKGLLENTDKDRIKRLIRLKPPTDF, from the exons ATGTTGCTCGCAGTCCTGATCGCTAATTCGGAAGGCAATATTCTTGTCGAGCG TTTTAATGGTGTTCCAGCAGAGGAGCGTTTGCATTGGAGATCTTTCTTAGTGAAACTGGGAGTGGATAATCTTAGAGGAGTCAAGAATGAGGAGCTCCTTGTTGCTAATCACAA GTCGGTGTATATTGTATACACAGTGCTTGGTGATGTCAGTATATTCGTTGTTGGGAAGGATGAATATGACGAACTTGCCT tGTCAGAAGCTATCTTTGTTATAACCTCAGCCCTGAAGGATGTATGTGGAAAACCTCCAACTGAGCGCCTTTTCCTTGACAAATATGGTAAAATATGCTTGTGCCTGGATGAGATTGTCTGGAAG GGTCTGCTGGAGAACACGGATAAAGACAGAATCAAGAGACTTATACGGTTGAAACCACCAACTGACTTCTAA